In Tachysurus fulvidraco isolate hzauxx_2018 chromosome 25, HZAU_PFXX_2.0, whole genome shotgun sequence, the following proteins share a genomic window:
- the prlh2 gene encoding prolactin releasing hormone 2, translated as MVFKSGPVSQSMRTHQHQQRSFPLRWLSVLILTLLILSTSATCAQCTTVEQDLHIVHNVDNRSPEIDPFWYVGRGVRPIGRFGKRESDASFQQALLLLLLSALRNTQNERIGASSPNTDYYSEVHKSFT; from the exons ATGGTGTTCAAAAGTGGTCCTGTGTCTCAGTCCATGCGAACCCATCAGCATCAGCAGCGCTCCTTTCCACTGCGCTGGCTGTCGGTGTTGATCCTGACTCTCCTCATCCTGTCCACAAGCGCCACCTGTGCGCAGTGCACCACGGTTGAGCAAGACCTGCACATCGTTCACAACGTCGACAACAGAA GCCCTGAGATTGACCCGTTCTGGTATGTGGGTCGCGGCGTGAGACCCATCGGTCGCTTCGGGAAGCGTGAAAGTGACGCATCGTTCCAGCAAGCGCTCCTTTTACTGCTGCTCAGCGCGCTCAGAAACACGCAGAACGAGCGCATCGGAGCCTCCTCACCAAACACGGACTATTACTCAGAAGTGCACAAATCCTTTACTTGA